A section of the Asticcacaulis sp. EMRT-3 genome encodes:
- a CDS encoding aldose epimerase family protein — protein MMKRLMTAAASIALSAMMAHTAGAATATKSVFGTLADGTPIEGVTLKNSHGLSAHLITYGAMWQAMHVPDRNGKMADIILGYDTIGEYVARNQYSGMIVGRYANRIAKGQFTLDGKSYQLAINNPPNALHGGPTGFEVRVWKITHIDAGGAGKPASVTMEYVSKDGEEGYPGTMTVDVTYTLTDSNDLSIGYKATTDAPTIINLTNHALFNLEGVTSGHSALNATAQVEADTYLPTDKTAIPTGDCVPVKGTAFDFTKPADINARAHDGKDPQILIGTGIDHNFCLRGGVTKTPKLAVTMIDHVSGRGMKIFTTEPGIQFYTGNFLDGITPGKGGVTTRQGDGVAYEAQHYPDSPNHPDYPSTRLDPGQTYTQTTSYHFYTVK, from the coding sequence ATGATGAAACGCCTGATGACGGCTGCCGCCTCTATCGCCCTAAGCGCCATGATGGCCCACACGGCGGGCGCGGCCACGGCCACCAAATCCGTGTTCGGCACGCTTGCCGACGGCACGCCCATCGAAGGCGTGACGCTGAAGAACAGCCACGGCCTGTCGGCCCACCTGATCACCTATGGCGCCATGTGGCAGGCCATGCACGTGCCCGACCGCAACGGCAAGATGGCCGATATTATCCTGGGCTATGACACCATCGGCGAATATGTGGCGCGCAACCAGTATTCCGGCATGATCGTCGGCCGTTACGCCAACCGCATCGCCAAGGGCCAGTTCACGCTCGACGGTAAATCCTATCAACTGGCGATCAACAATCCGCCCAATGCCCTGCACGGCGGCCCCACCGGCTTTGAAGTGCGCGTCTGGAAGATCACCCATATCGATGCCGGCGGCGCGGGTAAGCCCGCCAGCGTGACGATGGAATATGTGTCGAAGGACGGCGAAGAAGGCTATCCCGGCACGATGACGGTCGATGTCACCTATACCCTGACCGACTCCAATGATCTGAGCATCGGCTACAAGGCCACCACCGATGCGCCGACCATCATCAACCTGACCAACCACGCCCTGTTCAATCTCGAAGGCGTCACATCGGGCCACAGCGCGCTCAACGCCACGGCGCAGGTCGAGGCCGACACCTATCTGCCGACCGACAAGACGGCGATCCCCACGGGCGATTGTGTGCCGGTCAAGGGCACGGCCTTTGATTTCACCAAACCCGCCGACATCAATGCGCGCGCCCATGACGGCAAGGATCCGCAGATCCTGATCGGCACCGGCATCGACCACAATTTCTGCCTGCGCGGCGGCGTGACCAAAACGCCGAAGCTGGCCGTCACCATGATTGATCATGTTTCGGGCCGCGGCATGAAGATCTTCACCACCGAGCCCGGCATCCAGTTCTATACCGGCAATTTCCTCGACGGCATCACGCCGGGCAAGGGCGGCGTCACCACCCGTCAGGGTGATGGTGTGGCCTATGAGGCGCAGCACTATCCCGACAGCCCCAACCACCCCGATTATCCGTCCACCCGCCTCGATCCGGGCCAGACCTATACCCAGACCACCTCCTATCACTTTTACACAGTCAAGTAG
- a CDS encoding FadR/GntR family transcriptional regulator: MRKAETFTADVTQPMYQGRLHGALAYKLGVDILRGVHKSGDILPNEIDSSANLNISRSAYREAIRILAAKGMVESRPKTGTRVTERTRWNLLDPEVLGWMFATEPDPNFIRALFELRLITEPAAAELAAARRSEEQVARMGAALKIMERDTLQTETGRRADLDFHHTLIEATGNEALASLTSSIGAAVSWTTRYKARQNALTRDPVPDHVLVYEAIVKKDTGAARWCMESLIRMAHQDTVRALG; encoded by the coding sequence ATGAGAAAAGCCGAAACTTTCACCGCCGATGTGACCCAGCCCATGTATCAGGGCCGCCTGCATGGCGCACTGGCCTATAAGCTCGGTGTCGATATTCTGCGTGGCGTCCATAAATCGGGCGACATCCTGCCCAATGAAATCGATTCGAGCGCCAATCTCAACATCTCGCGTTCGGCCTACCGCGAAGCCATCCGCATCCTGGCCGCCAAGGGCATGGTGGAAAGCCGCCCGAAAACCGGCACGCGCGTCACCGAACGCACGCGCTGGAACCTGCTTGATCCCGAAGTGCTGGGCTGGATGTTCGCCACTGAACCCGATCCGAACTTCATCCGCGCCCTGTTCGAGTTGCGCCTGATCACTGAACCGGCCGCCGCCGAACTGGCCGCCGCACGCCGCAGCGAAGAACAGGTGGCGCGCATGGGGGCGGCGCTGAAAATCATGGAACGCGACACGCTGCAAACCGAAACGGGACGGCGCGCCGACCTCGATTTCCACCACACCCTGATCGAGGCCACCGGCAATGAGGCCCTGGCCTCGCTGACCAGTTCGATCGGTGCCGCTGTGAGCTGGACGACGCGCTACAAGGCGCGCCAGAACGCCCTGACGCGCGACCCCGTGCCTGATCATGTGCTTGTTTATGAGGCCATTGTCAAAAAAGATACCGGCGCGGCGCGCTGGTGCATGGAATCGCTGATCCGCATGGCGCATCAGGATACCGTGCGCGCGCTGGGCTGA
- a CDS encoding Nramp family divalent metal transporter produces the protein MIDRLTRLPHTLARRLNLPQTATAPFCPSEVQGVIAVPDGLSRLKRLMLYAGPGLLVAVGYMDPGNWATDIAAGARFGYDLLFVILLSGLAGILLQMLAARLGIVAGRDLAQACSAHYPRPVALGLWLMAELAIIATDVAEVLGAALAIKLLFGLSLWLGILLTGLDLVIVLGLKGKGFRQVEAIILALVSTIGLCFVIELFLAHPDGTAIMAGLVPDLGRLRDPDALYLAIGIIGATVMPHNLYLHSSIVQTRQVAPGEDGVRRALRMASLDTVVSLAIAIFINAAILILAAATFHLHGRNDIADIADAKALLAPLTGAAAAGLIFAIALFASGQSSTFTGTITGQVILEGFLDLKIPCWQRRAITRILALIPALGGVLWLGDGGIGRLLVLTQVVLSLQLPFAIWPLIRLTRNRGLMKTHRAPLWMALAAWGIFAAVVGANLWLILHMMEG, from the coding sequence ATGATCGACAGACTAACCCGCCTTCCCCACACCCTTGCGCGGCGGCTGAACCTGCCGCAAACCGCCACAGCCCCCTTCTGCCCCAGCGAAGTGCAGGGTGTGATCGCCGTCCCCGACGGACTGAGCCGCCTGAAGCGACTGATGCTCTATGCCGGGCCGGGGCTTCTGGTGGCAGTCGGCTATATGGATCCCGGCAACTGGGCCACCGACATCGCCGCTGGCGCGCGCTTCGGCTATGATCTGCTGTTCGTGATTTTGCTGTCCGGTCTGGCCGGGATTCTGTTGCAGATGCTGGCGGCGCGTCTCGGCATCGTGGCCGGACGCGATCTGGCGCAGGCGTGTAGCGCCCATTATCCGCGCCCCGTGGCGCTGGGCCTGTGGCTGATGGCCGAACTGGCGATCATCGCCACCGATGTGGCCGAGGTGCTGGGCGCGGCTCTGGCCATCAAGCTTCTGTTCGGCCTGTCGTTGTGGCTCGGCATCCTTTTGACCGGCCTGGACCTGGTGATCGTGCTGGGGCTGAAGGGCAAGGGTTTCCGCCAGGTCGAGGCCATCATTCTGGCGCTCGTCTCCACCATCGGCCTGTGCTTCGTCATCGAACTGTTTCTGGCCCACCCGGACGGCACCGCCATCATGGCGGGTCTGGTGCCCGATCTTGGCCGCCTGCGTGATCCCGACGCCCTCTATCTGGCCATCGGCATTATCGGGGCCACGGTCATGCCGCATAATCTCTATCTGCATTCCTCGATCGTCCAGACGCGCCAGGTGGCGCCGGGTGAGGACGGGGTGCGGCGCGCCCTGCGCATGGCGTCGCTCGACACGGTGGTGTCGCTGGCCATCGCCATCTTCATCAATGCCGCCATTCTGATTCTGGCGGCGGCCACCTTTCACCTGCATGGCCGCAACGACATCGCCGACATCGCCGACGCCAAGGCCCTGCTCGCCCCCCTGACCGGCGCGGCGGCAGCGGGCCTGATCTTCGCCATCGCGCTTTTCGCTTCGGGCCAGAGCTCCACTTTTACCGGCACCATTACCGGTCAGGTGATACTGGAAGGTTTTCTCGACCTGAAAATCCCCTGCTGGCAGCGGCGCGCCATCACCCGCATACTGGCGCTGATCCCGGCCCTGGGCGGAGTTTTGTGGCTGGGCGATGGCGGCATTGGTCGCCTGCTGGTGCTGACCCAGGTGGTTTTGTCGCTGCAACTGCCCTTCGCCATCTGGCCGCTGATCCGCCTGACGCGCAATCGCGGCCTGATGAAGACGCATCGTGCGCCGCTGTGGATGGCGCTGGCCGCCTGGGGCATTTTCGCCGCCGTCGTCGGGGCCAATCTGTGGCTGATCCTGCACATGATGGAGGGCTAG
- a CDS encoding ClpXP protease specificity-enhancing factor SspB — MSEEPMIIDQMDYAGMTQNALRGVIRQALQRADDPEGLPGEHHFYITFLTRAPGVSIPPDLLARYPFDITIVLQHQYRDLRVADDFFRVTLAFGGAPKILTVPYAAISRFHDPYAQFMLEFEVDDPASLTQDIEDPERSDDTPEAPATARADNAASPDDDGTPKIISLDQFRKK; from the coding sequence ATGTCTGAAGAACCGATGATCATCGATCAGATGGATTATGCCGGAATGACCCAAAACGCCCTGCGCGGCGTGATCCGGCAGGCGCTGCAACGCGCCGACGACCCGGAGGGCCTGCCCGGCGAGCATCATTTCTACATCACCTTCTTAACCCGCGCGCCGGGGGTTTCGATCCCGCCCGACCTGCTGGCGCGGTATCCGTTCGACATCACCATCGTTTTGCAGCACCAGTACCGCGACCTGCGCGTGGCCGATGATTTCTTCCGCGTCACCCTGGCCTTTGGCGGCGCGCCGAAAATCCTGACCGTGCCCTATGCGGCGATCAGCCGTTTCCATGACCCCTATGCCCAGTTCATGCTCGAATTCGAGGTCGATGATCCGGCCTCGCTGACCCAGGACATTGAGGATCCCGAACGCAGCGACGACACGCCCGAAGCCCCGGCAACGGCCAGGGCCGACAATGCGGCCTCGCCCGATGACGATGGAACGCCCAAGATCATTTCGCTCGACCAGTTTCGCAAAAAATAG
- a CDS encoding MCP four helix bundle domain-containing protein, with translation MSIRARIMALMACFALMALAVTALGLATISDYNRMMKTYGHAYENAWRGERLNHLVSNVVMDSRGIYLARNAEERDSFATNLRNNLDEVERLLAQWRADATPQELQKMQPILNQAQAFIVVRRDVIQLAFSGQQSAAEKRGVDSRNDRIAFQNNVETLVNVMRDDLKVTQAQVDRYSHRRAGEFLIAALVGIFVMMGLSLWIVAHFITRPLQDVASAIIKTSKGDYEVALNEHQGQDEVSSVWQALAVLKARAIEAERLAAAQREAEHQEEMKLREILLD, from the coding sequence ATGTCGATCCGCGCACGCATTATGGCTTTGATGGCGTGTTTTGCCCTGATGGCCCTGGCGGTCACCGCGCTGGGTCTGGCCACGATTTCCGATTACAACCGCATGATGAAGACCTATGGCCACGCCTACGAAAATGCCTGGCGCGGCGAAAGACTGAACCATCTCGTCTCCAATGTCGTCATGGATTCACGCGGCATCTATCTTGCGCGCAATGCCGAGGAAAGAGACAGTTTCGCCACCAATCTGCGCAATAATCTCGATGAGGTCGAGCGTCTGCTGGCACAGTGGCGGGCCGACGCCACGCCGCAGGAATTGCAAAAAATGCAACCGATCCTGAATCAGGCGCAGGCGTTTATCGTGGTGCGCCGCGATGTGATCCAACTGGCCTTTTCCGGCCAGCAAAGCGCCGCTGAAAAGCGCGGCGTTGATAGCCGTAACGACCGCATCGCCTTCCAGAACAATGTCGAAACCCTGGTCAATGTGATGCGCGACGACCTCAAGGTAACGCAGGCGCAGGTGGACCGTTACAGCCATCGCCGCGCCGGGGAGTTTCTAATCGCCGCGCTTGTCGGCATTTTCGTCATGATGGGCCTGTCCTTGTGGATCGTGGCGCACTTTATCACCCGACCGCTCCAGGATGTGGCTTCGGCCATCATCAAGACATCGAAGGGTGATTATGAGGTCGCGCTCAATGAGCATCAGGGGCAGGATGAGGTGTCGAGCGTCTGGCAGGCTCTGGCCGTGCTGAAGGCGCGCGCCATCGAAGCCGAGCGTCTGGCGGCGGCCCAGCGCGAGGCCGAGCATCAGGAAGAAATGAAATTGCGCGAAATTTTGCTCGATTAG
- a CDS encoding IlvD/Edd family dehydratase: MTDKPASKPGLRSRAWFDNPANADMTALYLERYMNFGLSLEELQSGKPIIGIAQTGSDLSPCNRHHLVLAERIRAGIIEAGGIPLEFPVHPIQETGKRPTAGLDRNLAYIGLVEVLYGYPLDGVVLTIGCDKTTPACLMAAATVNIPAIALSVGPMNNGWYKGERTGSGTIVWKARELLAAGEIDYKGFIKLVASSAPSTGYCNTMGTATTLNSLAEVLGMQLPYSAAIPAPHRDRQEMAWRTGKRIVDMVHEDLKPSDILTKNAFINAIRVNSAIGGSTNAPIHLNALARHIGVELKVEEWQTYGEDLPLLVNLMPAGEYLGEDYHHAGGVPAVVRQLLDQGLIEDALTCTGASLAENCKDAEIEDEKVIRPYGRPLKERAGYRVLSGNLFTSAIMKTSVISEQFRHRYLDNPADPMAFEGRAIVFDGPEDYHHRIDDPALAIDEHCILFMRGAGPIGYPGAAEVVNMRCPDYLIKKGVTSLACIGDGRQSGTSGSPSILNASPEAAAGGNLAILKTGDRVRVDLNKGTVNALISDEDIAQRRAELEAAGGFQYPASQTPWQAMQRRTVGQMDTGACLEDAVPFQRIAQTMGLPRDNH, translated from the coding sequence ATGACCGACAAGCCTGCCTCCAAGCCCGGCCTGCGCTCGCGCGCCTGGTTCGATAATCCCGCCAATGCCGATATGACGGCGCTCTATCTGGAGCGTTACATGAATTTCGGCCTGTCGCTGGAGGAGCTTCAGTCTGGCAAGCCGATCATCGGCATTGCCCAGACCGGCTCGGACTTAAGCCCCTGTAACCGCCATCACCTCGTGCTGGCCGAGCGTATCCGCGCCGGTATCATCGAAGCGGGCGGCATACCGCTGGAATTTCCTGTCCATCCGATTCAGGAAACCGGCAAGCGGCCTACGGCGGGGCTTGACCGCAACCTGGCCTATATCGGTCTGGTCGAGGTGCTGTACGGCTATCCGCTCGACGGGGTGGTGCTGACCATCGGCTGCGACAAGACCACGCCTGCCTGTCTGATGGCGGCGGCCACGGTCAATATTCCGGCCATTGCCCTCAGCGTCGGGCCGATGAACAATGGCTGGTACAAGGGCGAACGCACCGGTTCGGGCACGATTGTCTGGAAGGCGCGCGAACTGCTGGCGGCGGGCGAGATCGACTATAAGGGCTTTATCAAGCTGGTCGCCTCGTCCGCACCCTCCACCGGCTATTGCAACACGATGGGCACGGCCACCACGCTCAACTCGCTGGCTGAAGTGCTGGGGATGCAACTGCCCTATTCGGCGGCCATTCCGGCTCCGCACCGCGACCGTCAGGAAATGGCCTGGCGTACCGGCAAGCGCATTGTCGATATGGTTCACGAAGACCTGAAGCCTTCGGACATACTGACCAAAAACGCCTTCATCAACGCCATCCGCGTCAATTCAGCCATTGGCGGTTCCACCAATGCGCCGATCCATCTCAATGCGCTGGCGCGTCATATCGGCGTCGAACTGAAGGTGGAGGAGTGGCAGACCTATGGCGAAGACCTGCCGCTGCTCGTCAATCTGATGCCCGCCGGTGAATATCTGGGCGAGGATTACCACCATGCCGGCGGCGTGCCCGCCGTGGTGCGCCAGCTTCTCGATCAGGGCCTGATCGAGGACGCCCTCACCTGCACCGGCGCATCGCTGGCCGAAAACTGCAAGGACGCCGAAATCGAGGACGAAAAGGTTATCCGTCCGTATGGCCGGCCGCTGAAAGAACGTGCCGGTTATCGCGTGCTGTCGGGCAATCTGTTCACCTCGGCCATCATGAAGACCAGCGTAATTTCCGAACAGTTCCGTCATCGCTATCTCGATAATCCGGCCGATCCGATGGCCTTCGAGGGCCGCGCCATCGTCTTCGACGGGCCGGAGGATTACCACCACCGCATCGATGATCCGGCGCTGGCCATCGACGAGCACTGCATCCTGTTCATGCGCGGCGCAGGGCCCATCGGCTATCCCGGTGCCGCCGAGGTGGTCAATATGCGCTGCCCCGACTATCTGATCAAGAAAGGCGTCACCTCGCTGGCCTGCATCGGCGATGGCCGCCAGTCGGGCACGTCGGGCTCGCCGTCGATCCTCAACGCTTCGCCCGAAGCGGCGGCGGGCGGCAATCTGGCCATTCTGAAAACCGGCGACCGGGTGCGCGTCGATCTCAATAAGGGCACAGTCAATGCGCTGATCTCGGATGAGGACATCGCACAGCGCCGCGCCGAACTGGAGGCGGCGGGCGGCTTCCAGTATCCGGCCAGCCAGACGCCGTGGCAGGCCATGCAGCGCCGCACGGTGGGCCAGATGGATACCGGCGCGTGTCTCGAAGACGCCGTGCCCTTCCAGCGTATTGCCCAAACCATGGGCTTGCCCAGAGACAATCACTAG
- a CDS encoding DUF6691 family protein, translating to MKLSSNLWALVFGLLLGGGLIVSGMTDTANVKGFLDFAGHWRPALALVMGGAVLVALPLFRLAAVRGRTMMGATPPQRIDARLLIGAGIFGIGWGLSGICPGPGLVWLGIDPLQAAPFIIAVLVGAGLADLLDARRALVSDTAPAPKTH from the coding sequence ATGAAGCTTTCGTCTAACCTCTGGGCTCTGGTCTTTGGCCTGCTGCTGGGCGGCGGCCTGATCGTGTCGGGCATGACCGATACGGCCAATGTCAAAGGCTTTCTCGATTTCGCCGGACACTGGCGTCCGGCTCTGGCACTCGTCATGGGCGGGGCTGTGCTGGTGGCCCTGCCTTTGTTCCGCCTCGCCGCCGTGCGTGGCCGAACCATGATGGGTGCAACGCCGCCGCAACGTATCGACGCACGCCTGCTGATAGGGGCGGGCATCTTCGGTATCGGTTGGGGCCTGAGCGGCATCTGCCCTGGCCCTGGTCTGGTCTGGCTTGGCATCGACCCGCTTCAGGCCGCGCCCTTCATCATCGCCGTGCTCGTTGGAGCTGGTCTGGCTGACCTGCTCGATGCACGCCGCGCCCTTGTGTCCGATACCGCGCCTGCGCCCAAGACCCATTGA
- the araD1 gene encoding AraD1 family protein — MSLRLIQIVTPSGERRLLAAETDGSARIIEGVATTYDLARKAIAAGRGLAAQVAEQGLGETEDVALALAEGRVLAPVDHPDPAHLHVTGTGLTHLGSAESRHRMHEAAASGEENLTDTMRMFLMGLKDGKPAEGQTGVQPEWFYKGNGYTLAGPNAALVSPVFAEDAGEEPEMAGIYIIGDDGKPYRLGFCIANEFSDHVTEKHNYLWLAHSKLRPASIGVELLTGELPDNVQGMARIWRGNELVWEKPFATGEDNMSHSLANLEHHHFKYGLFRQPGDVHVHCFGTSTASFADGVRTQDGDVFEITADPFVYGLRNPLQVVTQDDDAAMVTML, encoded by the coding sequence ATGTCCCTTCGTCTGATCCAGATTGTCACCCCTTCCGGCGAACGCCGTCTTCTGGCCGCCGAGACCGATGGTTCGGCGCGCATCATTGAGGGCGTCGCCACCACCTACGACCTGGCGCGCAAGGCTATCGCCGCCGGGCGCGGTCTGGCCGCACAGGTCGCCGAACAGGGTCTGGGCGAGACGGAAGACGTGGCCCTGGCCCTGGCCGAAGGTCGTGTGCTGGCCCCGGTCGATCATCCCGATCCGGCGCATCTGCACGTCACCGGCACGGGCCTGACCCACCTCGGATCGGCCGAAAGCCGCCACCGGATGCATGAGGCGGCGGCGTCGGGTGAGGAAAACCTGACCGACACGATGCGCATGTTCCTGATGGGGCTGAAGGACGGCAAGCCCGCCGAGGGCCAGACCGGCGTGCAGCCGGAATGGTTTTATAAGGGCAATGGCTATACGCTGGCCGGGCCCAATGCGGCGCTCGTTTCGCCCGTTTTTGCCGAAGACGCCGGCGAAGAACCGGAAATGGCCGGTATCTACATCATCGGCGATGATGGCAAGCCCTACCGCCTCGGCTTTTGCATCGCCAATGAGTTTTCCGATCACGTCACCGAAAAGCACAATTATCTGTGGCTGGCCCATTCCAAGCTGCGTCCGGCCTCGATCGGCGTGGAACTGCTGACCGGCGAACTGCCCGACAATGTGCAGGGCATGGCGCGCATCTGGCGCGGCAATGAGCTGGTGTGGGAAAAGCCGTTCGCCACCGGCGAAGACAATATGTCGCACAGCCTGGCCAATCTCGAACATCATCATTTCAAATACGGCCTGTTCCGCCAGCCGGGTGATGTCCATGTCCATTGCTTCGGCACCTCGACGGCGTCGTTTGCCGATGGCGTCCGTACCCAGGACGGCGATGTGTTCGAAATCACCGCCGATCCTTTTGTCTATGGCCTGCGCAACCCCTTGCAGGTGGTCACGCAGGACGACGACGCGGCTATGGTGACAATGCTCTAA
- a CDS encoding YeeE/YedE family protein, whose translation MSTLTDTLLLALAGGALIGAAAGGLYLTTGRIAGISGIFGNAVLHKPQAWRWLFVGGLIVAGLMARLFGIAPHTLGSGPFILAVSGLLVGFGTRLGNGCTSGHGVCGLARLSPRSLVAVIVFIATAAATVFIARHIGGLS comes from the coding sequence ATGAGCACACTGACCGACACTCTTCTTCTGGCCCTGGCGGGTGGCGCGCTGATCGGCGCAGCGGCGGGCGGACTGTATCTGACCACAGGCCGCATCGCGGGCATCAGCGGTATCTTTGGCAATGCCGTATTGCACAAACCACAAGCCTGGCGCTGGCTGTTCGTTGGCGGCCTCATTGTGGCCGGACTGATGGCGCGTCTGTTCGGCATAGCGCCGCACACACTGGGCTCAGGCCCCTTCATTCTGGCCGTTTCAGGCCTGCTGGTGGGCTTCGGCACGCGCCTTGGCAATGGCTGCACCAGTGGTCATGGTGTCTGTGGCCTTGCCCGTCTCTCCCCGCGCTCACTGGTGGCCGTGATAGTCTTCATCGCCACGGCGGCGGCCACCGTCTTCATCGCGCGCCATATCGGAGGTTTGTCATGA
- a CDS encoding S9 family peptidase: MTSTTDRRAFLTASSAIATFSALPGLSLPRRARADTTKPAGPPDVAVYAGSPLVDQIALSPDGQRIAIVSQKGDNKILMHFDINNPQPKSLSLGQSKVRGLFWGDNAHVVLIDSQTTALTGFAGYRHEFSLAHSINIDTGEVAGLYDNMGGFYNVVLGNLQRIKTPDGYRVTASNYRLHTDDGTTSVYDGKLYLYSFSLDKAPAHRICDASQEATGFVVGPDGTPIAYDEHIDLHNEWNLYINGTPDNRSPAFRLAYSMKDPVDLPSAEGIGRDGQSVVVFFNKGDYEGQFREISVDGKVSEPLDPQATLDRDALFHPVTRRLAGFRYYDDWQRDDYFEPLLKKLAEALPQVVDPGDRVRIVDFAEDPRKMLIYSESPHNAGTYAFIDFSTGAGSPIATNYGDLPTEWITQKQPIDYKAADGLDIHAYLTVPPDVVMKGRPLKNLPLIVLPHGGPWARDYVDFDWQAQVLASRGYVVLQPNYRGSSGNGRAFMDAGNGEFGRKMQTDLSDGVRHLVVQGLVDPKRVAILGASYGGYAALAGATMDTGVYNCAVSVAGLSDVGAFVSYLLESTNNIDTPAIVAWRQVLGDKSGWDDISPVHQAARASCPILLLHGTDDTVVPINQSQRMESALKAAGKTVTFITYQGQDHWETIGSTRIEMMKAALDFLEKYNPA; this comes from the coding sequence ATGACATCGACAACCGACCGCCGTGCGTTTTTGACTGCCAGCAGCGCCATTGCCACCTTCAGCGCCCTGCCCGGTCTGAGCCTGCCGCGCCGCGCCCGCGCCGACACAACCAAACCCGCAGGGCCGCCCGATGTGGCCGTCTATGCCGGTTCGCCGCTCGTTGATCAGATCGCCCTGTCGCCGGATGGTCAGCGCATCGCCATCGTCTCGCAAAAGGGCGATAACAAAATACTGATGCATTTCGACATCAATAATCCGCAACCCAAAAGCCTGAGCCTCGGTCAGAGCAAGGTGCGCGGCCTCTTCTGGGGCGATAATGCCCATGTCGTTCTGATCGATTCCCAGACCACAGCCCTGACGGGCTTCGCAGGCTATCGCCATGAATTCAGTCTGGCACACAGCATCAATATCGATACCGGTGAAGTGGCAGGCCTCTATGATAATATGGGCGGTTTCTACAATGTCGTCCTGGGCAATCTACAGCGCATCAAGACCCCGGATGGCTATCGCGTCACGGCCTCAAATTACCGTCTCCATACCGATGACGGAACAACCTCGGTCTATGATGGCAAGCTGTACCTGTACAGTTTCAGCCTGGACAAGGCACCGGCGCACAGGATTTGCGACGCCTCTCAGGAAGCGACGGGCTTCGTCGTCGGGCCGGACGGAACCCCCATCGCCTATGACGAGCATATCGATCTCCATAATGAATGGAATCTCTATATCAACGGCACACCGGACAACAGATCGCCCGCCTTCCGGCTGGCCTACAGCATGAAGGATCCGGTTGACCTGCCCAGCGCCGAGGGCATTGGCCGCGACGGTCAGTCGGTCGTCGTCTTCTTCAACAAGGGCGATTACGAAGGGCAGTTCCGCGAAATCTCGGTGGACGGAAAGGTCAGCGAGCCGCTCGACCCGCAGGCGACGCTGGACCGCGATGCCCTGTTCCATCCAGTAACGCGCCGTCTGGCTGGATTTCGATATTACGACGACTGGCAGCGTGACGACTATTTCGAACCCTTGCTGAAAAAGCTGGCTGAGGCCCTGCCGCAGGTCGTCGATCCCGGCGACCGCGTCAGGATTGTCGATTTCGCCGAAGACCCGCGCAAGATGCTCATCTATAGCGAAAGCCCGCATAATGCCGGAACCTATGCCTTCATCGATTTCAGCACCGGTGCGGGTTCGCCGATTGCCACCAATTATGGCGACCTGCCCACAGAATGGATCACGCAAAAGCAGCCGATCGACTACAAGGCCGCTGACGGGCTGGACATCCATGCCTATCTGACCGTACCGCCCGATGTCGTGATGAAGGGTCGCCCCCTGAAAAACCTGCCGCTGATCGTTTTGCCGCATGGCGGGCCGTGGGCGCGTGACTATGTTGACTTCGACTGGCAGGCGCAGGTGCTGGCCTCACGCGGCTATGTGGTGCTGCAACCCAATTATCGCGGCTCCAGCGGCAATGGCCGCGCCTTCATGGATGCAGGCAATGGCGAATTCGGCCGCAAGATGCAGACCGATCTCTCGGATGGGGTGCGCCATCTGGTCGTGCAGGGGCTGGTCGATCCGAAGCGCGTCGCCATCCTCGGCGCGTCCTACGGCGGCTATGCGGCGCTGGCGGGGGCCACGATGGATACGGGCGTCTATAATTGCGCCGTCTCGGTGGCCGGGCTGTCCGATGTGGGGGCCTTCGTCAGCTATCTGCTGGAATCGACCAATAATATCGACACGCCTGCCATTGTGGCGTGGCGGCAGGTGCTGGGCGACAAGTCGGGCTGGGACGACATTTCACCCGTACATCAGGCCGCCAGGGCTTCCTGCCCCATTCTGCTCCTGCACGGCACTGACGACACCGTGGTGCCGATCAACCAGAGCCAGCGCATGGAAAGCGCGCTGAAGGCCGCGGGCAAGACCGTCACCTTCATCACCTATCAGGGTCAGGACCATTGGGAAACCATTGGCTCGACGCGCATAGAGATGATGAAGGCGGCGCTCGACTTTCTGGAAAAGTACAATCCGGCTTAG
- a CDS encoding GlsB/YeaQ/YmgE family stress response membrane protein, which produces MDAHHLNLSLDTHSLIIWIVVGAVAGWLAGTLIKGGGFGLIGDIIVGILGAFIGGWLAGVLHIHIGTGILATILTATVGAAVLILILRLVRRA; this is translated from the coding sequence ATGGACGCGCATCACCTTAATTTATCCCTTGATACGCATAGCCTTATTATCTGGATCGTGGTCGGCGCCGTGGCCGGCTGGCTGGCAGGCACCCTGATCAAGGGCGGCGGCTTCGGCCTGATCGGCGACATCATCGTCGGGATACTGGGGGCCTTTATCGGCGGCTGGCTGGCCGGAGTCCTGCATATCCATATAGGCACGGGGATTTTGGCCACCATCCTTACCGCTACGGTTGGCGCGGCTGTGCTGATCCTTATCCTGCGGCTGGTTCGGCGCGCCTGA